A stretch of the Anaeromyxobacter sp. genome encodes the following:
- a CDS encoding c-type cytochrome produces the protein MSRPSLHATRPILAAFALLLGACGGGSDAPVDQPTSGATCPSGGSTLRYTGGGDGGAEPASFGATFFSTHCTTCHASALTGAARQGAPQHANFDLIAVIREHAALIDQLAAKGPAGTNSAMPPAPIPGPTEAERALLGTWLACGAL, from the coding sequence ATGTCCCGCCCCTCGCTGCACGCCACCCGCCCGATCCTCGCCGCCTTCGCCTTGCTCCTCGGCGCCTGCGGCGGTGGCTCGGACGCGCCCGTCGACCAGCCCACCAGCGGCGCCACCTGTCCGTCCGGCGGGTCCACGCTGCGCTACACGGGCGGCGGCGACGGCGGCGCCGAGCCGGCCAGCTTCGGCGCCACCTTCTTCTCCACCCACTGCACCACCTGCCACGCCTCCGCCCTGACCGGCGCGGCCCGGCAGGGCGCCCCGCAACACGCCAACTTCGACCTGATCGCCGTCATCCGCGAGCACGCGGCCCTCATCGATCAGCTCGCCGCCAAGGGGCCGGCCGGGACCAACTCCGCCATGCCGCCGGCGCCGATCCCGGGCCCCACCGAGGCGGAGCGGGCGCTGCTGGGGACCTGGCTGGCCTGCGGCGCGCTCTAG
- a CDS encoding serine/threonine protein kinase: MERPAAPQIVDPPADQPLVPGDDPFASPRTLLLGSDGAPPAAAAGPAPDLLVGSQVGSFKVVRLLGRGGMGTVYLAEHPVIGSKVAVKFLHESLAENPQVVSRFYDEARAVNLIGHENIVAIYDLSLLPPNRYYFVMEYLDGVTLTARARQGRLEPRAALDVLQQLCDALQCAHERGVVHRDLKPDNVFLVARAGKKDFVKLVDFGIAKLRNAAGGAAAADTQSGLIVGTPEYMAPEQCDDGTIDARTDVYALGVIAYELFTGRLPFQGRTVTQLLLAHLQQRPPAPSEVAAGVDPELERLVLSMLEKAPAARPADMASVGAALRAIQDRLEATALEPASVRPVPGPAAAAVVSPPAPPIPAASPPLVPAPPPPVAAPAVRADPPSPGPAAAAAPAPPGPAHPAAPAAAPPPAPALPEVQVELLGGAAPRLLSAAEVTRAGLFVRAEGDLPPLLGRVQLTVAHPALRAKVALVGEVVRHVTPADAAQWKMAPGFAVQLVDLTPEQRAALTDLADATRAGPRPQAPAPTLPAERLRQLEARPVASHYGLLGLADDAEFSEVRRAARELRAALEAIRARPEGPDQHARATALLARLDLAQQNLSTPAERLRYDAPRGNFRGVARCVAAGLPHAVIEARRRAYLADHPGKEREAQAHLARAQVARKLKNDPAALASYEAALAADPLDLEALQAYVTLRRLG, translated from the coding sequence ATGGAGCGCCCCGCGGCGCCCCAGATCGTCGACCCGCCGGCGGACCAGCCGCTGGTCCCCGGCGACGACCCGTTCGCCAGCCCCCGCACCCTCCTCCTCGGCTCGGACGGCGCGCCGCCGGCCGCGGCGGCCGGGCCGGCCCCCGACCTCCTGGTGGGCTCGCAGGTCGGCTCGTTCAAGGTGGTCCGGCTGCTCGGCCGGGGCGGCATGGGCACCGTCTACCTGGCCGAGCACCCGGTCATCGGCAGCAAGGTGGCGGTCAAGTTCCTCCACGAGTCCCTCGCCGAGAACCCGCAGGTGGTCTCCCGCTTCTACGACGAGGCGCGGGCGGTCAACCTCATCGGCCACGAGAACATCGTGGCCATCTACGACCTCAGCCTGCTCCCGCCCAACCGGTACTACTTCGTCATGGAGTACCTGGACGGCGTCACCTTGACGGCGCGCGCCCGCCAGGGCCGCCTGGAGCCGCGCGCCGCGCTCGACGTCCTGCAGCAGCTCTGCGACGCCCTGCAGTGCGCCCACGAGCGGGGCGTGGTCCACCGCGACCTGAAGCCGGACAACGTCTTCCTGGTGGCGCGCGCCGGCAAGAAGGACTTCGTCAAGCTGGTGGACTTCGGCATCGCCAAGCTGCGCAACGCGGCCGGCGGCGCCGCCGCCGCCGATACGCAGTCCGGCCTCATCGTCGGCACGCCCGAGTACATGGCCCCGGAGCAGTGCGACGACGGCACCATCGACGCCCGCACCGACGTCTACGCGCTCGGGGTGATCGCCTACGAGCTCTTCACCGGCCGCCTGCCCTTCCAGGGGCGCACCGTCACCCAGCTCCTGCTGGCCCACCTGCAGCAGCGGCCGCCGGCGCCCTCCGAGGTGGCGGCCGGCGTGGATCCGGAGCTGGAGCGGCTGGTGCTGAGCATGCTGGAGAAGGCCCCGGCGGCCCGCCCCGCCGACATGGCCTCGGTCGGCGCGGCGCTGCGCGCCATCCAGGACCGGCTGGAGGCGACCGCGCTCGAGCCGGCCTCCGTCCGCCCGGTTCCCGGCCCCGCCGCGGCCGCCGTGGTGTCCCCCCCCGCCCCGCCCATCCCGGCGGCCAGTCCTCCCCTCGTCCCGGCCCCACCTCCGCCCGTCGCCGCGCCCGCGGTCCGGGCGGATCCTCCGTCCCCCGGCCCGGCCGCCGCCGCCGCGCCCGCCCCACCCGGACCCGCCCACCCGGCGGCGCCCGCCGCTGCGCCACCGCCGGCGCCGGCGCTGCCCGAGGTGCAGGTGGAGCTGCTCGGCGGCGCCGCCCCGCGGCTGCTGTCGGCCGCCGAGGTGACGCGCGCCGGCCTCTTCGTCAGGGCCGAGGGCGACCTCCCGCCGCTGCTCGGGCGGGTCCAGCTCACCGTGGCCCACCCGGCGCTGCGGGCCAAGGTGGCCCTGGTCGGCGAGGTGGTGCGCCACGTCACTCCGGCCGACGCGGCGCAGTGGAAGATGGCGCCGGGCTTCGCCGTGCAGCTGGTCGACCTGACGCCGGAGCAGCGGGCCGCGCTGACCGACCTGGCCGACGCCACCCGGGCCGGCCCGCGGCCGCAGGCGCCGGCCCCCACCCTTCCCGCCGAGCGGCTGCGCCAGCTGGAGGCGCGGCCGGTGGCCTCCCACTACGGCCTGCTGGGCCTGGCCGACGACGCCGAGTTCTCCGAGGTGCGGCGCGCCGCCCGCGAGCTGCGCGCCGCGCTCGAGGCCATCCGCGCCCGGCCCGAGGGGCCCGACCAGCACGCCCGGGCCACCGCGCTGCTGGCCCGGCTCGACCTGGCCCAGCAGAACCTCTCCACGCCGGCCGAGCGGCTCCGCTACGACGCCCCGCGCGGCAACTTCCGCGGCGTGGCCCGCTGCGTGGCCGCCGGCCTGCCGCACGCGGTCATCGAGGCGCGCCGGCGCGCCTACCTGGCCGACCACCCCGGCAAGGAGCGGGAGGCCCAGGCCCACCTGGCCCGGGCGCAGGTGGCCCGCAAGCTGAAGAACGACCCGGCGGCGCTGGCCTCCTACGAGGCGGCCCTGGCGGCCGACCCGCTCGACCTGGAGGCGCTCCAGGCCTACGTGACGCTGCGGCGGCTGGGGTGA
- a CDS encoding DUF4912 domain-containing protein, which produces MPDKKIKKASVARKASVAGLKTAAAKKAAQKATGKKKAAPKTPAPTKAAPRKAAPKQAAPKKAAPTKAAPTKAAPTKAAPKKAAPTKAAPIKAEPTKAAPTKVAPTKAAPTKVAPTKAAPTKAAPTKAAPTKAAPTKAAPTKAAPTKAAPTKAAPTKAAPRTRKAPSAERAAAPPAGTASEGFFVARVAGEDAVRDAPRPMLEGAFEEEAVPEAPDDEGLGDLPWTYGDDTLVALPRDPQTLFLYWDHAHATLAGGFDGLDHPRAQVWLFVLGAGWERVRVIEFALEARGYYVHDLEPGRTYRAEIHLVDRRGQERLLTQGSNPTALPAVGPSPVVDDRFVAIPWDLPLPTLVGAGAPGGPFPESLRALLARLSDWGRFQVGGAGRGAGGVGGRPTSPPGGGGQGARPSSPSSPFGPFDGGGR; this is translated from the coding sequence ATGCCAGACAAGAAGATCAAGAAGGCGTCGGTCGCGCGCAAGGCCTCCGTGGCCGGGCTGAAGACCGCTGCGGCGAAGAAGGCTGCGCAGAAGGCGACCGGCAAGAAGAAGGCCGCACCGAAGACGCCAGCGCCGACGAAGGCCGCGCCGAGGAAGGCTGCCCCGAAGCAGGCCGCTCCGAAGAAGGCCGCGCCGACGAAGGCCGCCCCGACCAAGGCCGCCCCCACGAAGGCCGCTCCGAAGAAGGCCGCACCGACCAAGGCCGCTCCGATCAAGGCCGAACCGACGAAGGCCGCCCCGACGAAGGTCGCGCCGACCAAGGCCGCCCCGACGAAGGTCGCCCCGACGAAGGCCGCTCCGACGAAGGCCGCTCCGACGAAGGCCGCTCCGACGAAGGCCGCCCCGACGAAGGCCGCCCCGACGAAGGCCGCCCCGACGAAGGCCGCCCCGACGAAGGCCGCCCCGACCAAGGCCGCGCCACGGACCAGGAAGGCCCCGTCCGCGGAGCGGGCTGCCGCTCCGCCGGCCGGCACCGCCTCCGAGGGCTTCTTCGTGGCCCGGGTCGCCGGCGAGGACGCGGTCCGCGACGCGCCGCGCCCGATGCTGGAGGGGGCCTTCGAGGAGGAGGCCGTCCCCGAGGCGCCCGACGACGAGGGGCTCGGCGACCTGCCCTGGACCTACGGCGACGACACGCTGGTGGCGCTGCCCCGCGATCCGCAGACGCTCTTCCTCTACTGGGACCACGCCCACGCCACGCTGGCAGGCGGCTTCGACGGGCTGGACCACCCGCGCGCCCAGGTCTGGCTCTTCGTCCTGGGCGCCGGCTGGGAGCGGGTGCGGGTCATCGAATTCGCCCTCGAGGCCCGCGGCTACTACGTCCACGACCTCGAGCCGGGGCGGACCTACCGGGCCGAGATCCACCTGGTGGACCGGCGCGGGCAGGAGCGCCTGCTGACCCAGGGCTCGAACCCGACCGCGCTGCCGGCGGTGGGACCGTCGCCGGTGGTGGACGACCGCTTCGTCGCCATCCCGTGGGACCTGCCGCTGCCCACGCTCGTGGGCGCCGGCGCGCCCGGCGGGCCGTTCCCCGAGTCGCTGCGGGCGCTGCTGGCCCGGCTGTCGGACTGGGGCCGCTTCCAGGTGGGCGGGGCGGGCCGCGGCGCGGGCGGGGTGGGCGGGCGGCCCACGTCGCCGCCGGGAGGAGGCGGGCAGGGGGCCCGGCCCAGCTCGCCGTCGTCGCCGTTCGGCCCGTTCGACGGCGGGGGGCGCTAG
- a CDS encoding DUF1957 domain-containing protein has translation MATEPRGYVALHLHAHLPFVRHPEHEDFLEEDWLYEAISETYLPLLRVFDRAADEGIPFRISLTMSPPLVAMLRDELLMSRYARRLDKLCELAAKEAHRTRNDPTFNGLARHYQHEFGELRTLFHDRYHRDLVAAFRRLEEAGRLELLTCGATHGFLPLMQQYPEAVRAQIAVAATHHRRHFGKDPVGIWLPECGYFPGVEAVLAEQNIRYFFVDTHGVTDATPRPRYGVYAPIYTPSGPAAFARDPESSMQVWSAESGYPGDPDYREFYRDVGWDLDFEHVKDYVQPTGARKNVGIKYFRITGKTAHKEPYSPQRAAERAAAHAGNFMYNRERQVEHLAASMGGVRPIVVSPYDAELYGHWWYEGPQFIDYLIRKVAFDQKVFKLATPGDYLRENPEQQLATPPLCSWGAGGYAGVWLDGSNDWIYRHLHKAAERMIALARDYRQPGPLEQRALNQAARELLLAQSSDWAFIMKTGTMVEYAIRRTKEHVLRFTRLHDQLRAGQVDETWLAHVEGKDNLFPELDYRVYQPR, from the coding sequence ATGGCCACCGAGCCGAGGGGCTACGTCGCCCTGCACCTGCACGCCCACCTGCCGTTCGTCCGGCACCCGGAGCACGAGGACTTCCTCGAGGAGGACTGGCTCTACGAGGCCATCAGCGAGACCTACCTGCCGCTGCTGCGGGTCTTCGACCGGGCGGCCGACGAGGGGATCCCGTTCCGCATCTCGCTGACCATGTCACCGCCGCTGGTGGCCATGCTGCGCGACGAGCTGCTGATGAGCCGGTACGCCCGGCGCCTCGACAAGCTCTGCGAGCTGGCCGCCAAGGAGGCCCACCGCACCCGCAACGACCCGACCTTCAACGGGCTGGCCCGCCACTACCAGCACGAGTTCGGCGAGCTGCGCACGCTCTTCCACGACCGCTACCACCGCGACCTGGTGGCGGCCTTCCGGCGGCTGGAGGAGGCCGGGCGGCTGGAGCTGCTCACCTGCGGCGCCACCCACGGCTTCCTGCCGCTCATGCAGCAGTACCCGGAGGCGGTGCGGGCCCAGATCGCCGTGGCCGCCACCCACCACCGGCGCCACTTCGGCAAGGACCCGGTGGGCATCTGGCTGCCCGAGTGCGGCTACTTCCCCGGCGTCGAGGCCGTGCTGGCCGAGCAGAACATCCGCTACTTCTTCGTGGACACCCACGGGGTCACCGACGCCACGCCCCGGCCGCGCTACGGGGTCTACGCCCCCATCTACACGCCCTCCGGGCCGGCCGCCTTCGCGCGCGACCCCGAGTCGTCGATGCAGGTCTGGAGCGCGGAGTCGGGCTACCCGGGCGACCCGGACTACCGAGAGTTCTACCGGGACGTCGGCTGGGACCTCGACTTCGAGCACGTCAAGGACTACGTGCAGCCGACCGGCGCCCGCAAGAACGTGGGCATCAAGTACTTCCGCATCACCGGCAAGACCGCCCACAAGGAGCCCTACTCGCCGCAGCGGGCGGCCGAGCGGGCCGCGGCCCACGCCGGCAACTTCATGTACAACCGCGAGCGGCAGGTGGAGCACCTGGCCGCCTCCATGGGCGGGGTCCGGCCCATCGTGGTCTCGCCCTACGACGCCGAGCTCTACGGCCACTGGTGGTACGAGGGGCCGCAGTTCATCGACTACCTCATCCGCAAGGTGGCCTTCGACCAGAAGGTCTTCAAGCTGGCCACCCCGGGCGACTACCTGCGGGAGAACCCGGAGCAGCAGCTGGCCACCCCGCCGCTCTGCTCCTGGGGCGCCGGCGGCTACGCCGGGGTGTGGCTCGACGGCTCCAACGACTGGATCTACCGGCACCTGCACAAGGCGGCCGAGCGGATGATCGCCCTGGCCCGCGACTACCGGCAGCCGGGCCCGCTGGAGCAGCGCGCCCTCAACCAGGCGGCCCGCGAGCTGCTGCTGGCGCAGTCCTCCGACTGGGCCTTCATCATGAAGACCGGCACCATGGTGGAGTACGCCATCCGGCGCACCAAGGAGCACGTGCTGCGCTTCACCCGGCTGCACGACCAGCTGCGCGCCGGCCAGGTCGACGAGACCTGGCTGGCCCACGTGGAGGGGAAGGACAACCTCTTCCCGGAGCTCGACTACCGCGTCTACCAGCCGCGGTAG
- a CDS encoding TfoX/Sxy family protein produces MAQTSADRFAAHALDLFAPLGPGVTARRMFGGLGFYAAGRFFAVGDQDEGRLYLKVDDLTRPAFEAAGGQPFTYTMPGQAVATMAYLTPPDAALEDPEAMLPWARLALEAAGRAAAAKAARAAKKPRAAKKPRAAKKPRVAKGASARRPPASRRRR; encoded by the coding sequence ATGGCCCAGACCAGCGCCGACCGCTTCGCTGCCCACGCCCTCGACCTCTTCGCCCCGCTCGGTCCGGGCGTCACGGCGCGGCGCATGTTCGGCGGGCTCGGCTTCTACGCCGCCGGCCGCTTCTTCGCGGTGGGCGACCAGGACGAGGGGCGGCTCTACCTCAAGGTGGACGACCTCACCCGGCCTGCCTTCGAGGCCGCGGGCGGGCAGCCGTTCACCTACACGATGCCCGGCCAGGCGGTCGCGACCATGGCCTACCTCACGCCGCCCGACGCGGCGCTCGAGGACCCGGAGGCGATGCTGCCGTGGGCCCGGCTGGCGCTCGAGGCGGCCGGTCGCGCCGCCGCGGCCAAGGCGGCCAGGGCTGCCAAGAAGCCCAGGGCTGCCAAGAAGCCCAGGGCCGCCAAGAAGCCCAGGGTCGCCAAGGGGGCCTCCGCCCGCAGGCCGCCTGCCTCGCGGCGCCGCCGCTGA
- a CDS encoding bacteriohemerythrin, protein MTMGLTWSDGFATGVAEIDAQHKELIIQVDRLLGALASDPSAVGRLLDFLGDYAVSHFDTEERMMEAAAYPGAERHREAHAGFVRAFGRLRFDYDLDGLTEGMSELIGGWMIQWLTSHILDLDKQLARWLLERGAADVVLQARGGTWVVPSGALLRVLSVTPGRGLHRAGVAAGDLVVALGGKRVAELGLQKAIAALASPGPSGLTLTLHPGGDRGRIETRFLAKQVAAAAGRG, encoded by the coding sequence ATGACCATGGGTCTGACCTGGTCCGATGGCTTCGCCACCGGGGTGGCGGAGATCGACGCGCAGCACAAGGAGCTGATCATCCAGGTGGACCGGCTGCTCGGGGCCCTCGCCTCCGACCCCTCGGCCGTCGGGCGGCTCCTCGACTTCCTCGGCGACTACGCCGTCAGCCACTTCGACACCGAGGAGCGGATGATGGAGGCGGCCGCCTACCCGGGGGCCGAGCGCCACCGCGAGGCCCACGCCGGCTTCGTGCGCGCCTTCGGCCGGCTGCGCTTCGACTACGACCTCGACGGGCTGACCGAGGGGATGAGCGAGCTCATCGGCGGCTGGATGATCCAGTGGCTGACCAGCCACATCCTCGACCTGGACAAGCAGCTGGCGCGCTGGCTGCTGGAGCGGGGCGCCGCCGACGTCGTCCTGCAGGCGCGGGGCGGCACCTGGGTGGTGCCGAGCGGGGCGCTGCTGCGGGTGCTGTCGGTGACCCCCGGGCGCGGCCTGCACCGCGCCGGCGTGGCGGCCGGGGATCTGGTGGTGGCGCTGGGGGGCAAGCGGGTGGCCGAGCTGGGGCTGCAGAAGGCCATCGCGGCGCTGGCCTCGCCTGGCCCCTCCGGCCTGACGCTGACCCTGCACCCGGGCGGCGACCGCGGGCGCATCGAGACCCGCTTCCTGGCCAAGCAGGTCGCCGCGGCGGCGGGCAGGGGGTAG
- the lysS gene encoding lysine--tRNA ligase, which produces MDQKTPTADDLGATEREIIATRREKAEALRALGVNPFGNGVSPAHLAADLHARYGEQPADEIARDPGAWSVAGRVLAVRSFGKAAFLKVQDRTGTIQVWVKKDKVGERGFEVFKLLDVGDIVAAEGPATRTKTGELTVEAATFTILTKATRPLPEKWHGLTDVEQRYRQRYVDLVVTPGVRETFVKRARIVSTIRRFLDGRGYLEVETPTLHKPEEAGGAAARPFQTHHNALDLDLKLRIATELHLKRLVVGGLDRVYEIGRIWRNEGIDRRHNPEFTSIEFYQAFATHEDLMALTEQLFHELAVQVAGAPTITFQGQAIDLTPPFPRVSMLAEGARALGLSPEDALAGRGLAEALGRAAARENDSADAWKLEQAAKRTPGEIIAVAFEVFCERQLPKDRPAFVVDFPLETSPLSRRRDADPRLVDRFELFVAGMELANAFSELNDPADQRARFEAQARAKAAGDDEAMPFDEDFVRALEHGMPPTAGEGIGIDRLTMLLTDSASIRDVILFPLLKTRE; this is translated from the coding sequence ATGGACCAAAAGACCCCCACCGCAGACGACCTCGGCGCGACCGAGCGCGAGATCATCGCCACCCGCCGGGAGAAGGCCGAGGCCCTCCGGGCGCTGGGGGTGAACCCCTTCGGCAACGGGGTGTCCCCGGCCCACCTGGCCGCCGACCTGCACGCCCGCTACGGCGAGCAGCCGGCCGACGAGATCGCCAGGGACCCCGGCGCCTGGTCGGTGGCCGGCCGGGTGCTGGCGGTCCGCAGCTTCGGCAAGGCGGCCTTCCTCAAGGTCCAGGACCGCACCGGCACCATCCAGGTATGGGTGAAGAAGGACAAGGTCGGGGAGCGCGGCTTCGAGGTCTTCAAGCTCCTGGACGTGGGCGACATCGTGGCGGCCGAGGGGCCCGCCACCCGCACCAAGACCGGCGAGCTCACCGTGGAGGCGGCCACCTTCACCATCCTCACCAAGGCCACCCGCCCGCTGCCGGAGAAGTGGCACGGCCTCACCGACGTGGAGCAGCGCTACCGGCAGCGCTACGTGGACCTGGTGGTCACGCCCGGCGTGCGCGAGACCTTCGTCAAGCGCGCCCGCATCGTCTCCACCATCCGGCGCTTCCTGGACGGGCGCGGCTACCTGGAGGTGGAGACCCCCACCCTGCACAAGCCGGAGGAGGCCGGCGGCGCGGCGGCCCGGCCCTTCCAGACCCACCACAACGCGCTCGACCTCGACCTCAAGCTGCGCATCGCCACCGAGCTGCACCTCAAGCGGCTGGTGGTGGGCGGGCTGGACCGCGTCTACGAGATCGGCCGCATCTGGCGCAACGAGGGGATCGACCGGCGCCACAACCCGGAGTTCACCTCCATCGAGTTCTACCAGGCCTTCGCCACCCACGAGGACCTGATGGCCCTCACCGAGCAGCTCTTCCACGAGCTGGCGGTGCAGGTGGCCGGGGCGCCGACCATCACCTTCCAGGGGCAGGCCATCGACCTCACCCCGCCGTTCCCGCGCGTCTCCATGCTGGCGGAGGGGGCGCGCGCCCTGGGGCTCTCGCCGGAGGACGCCCTGGCCGGCCGCGGCCTGGCCGAGGCGCTGGGCCGCGCCGCCGCCCGCGAGAACGACTCGGCGGACGCCTGGAAGCTGGAGCAGGCGGCCAAGCGGACCCCCGGCGAGATCATCGCGGTGGCCTTCGAGGTCTTCTGCGAGCGCCAGCTGCCGAAGGACCGCCCGGCCTTCGTGGTGGACTTCCCGCTGGAGACCTCGCCGCTGTCGCGCCGGCGCGACGCCGACCCCCGCCTGGTGGACCGCTTCGAGCTCTTCGTGGCCGGCATGGAGCTGGCCAACGCCTTCTCCGAGCTCAACGACCCGGCCGACCAGCGGGCCCGCTTCGAGGCCCAGGCCCGGGCCAAGGCGGCCGGCGACGACGAGGCCATGCCCTTCGACGAGGACTTCGTGCGGGCCCTGGAGCACGGCATGCCGCCCACCGCCGGCGAGGGCATCGGCATCGACCGCCTCACCATGCTGCTGACCGACTCGGCGTCCATCCGCGACGTCATCCTCTTCCCGCTGCTCAAGACCCGCGAGTGA
- a CDS encoding ABC transporter permease, which yields MSGGAGPQGRPGADDLHADHPVAPVFSTRAFLLVLVGVVVAGAGAPVLHAALAARGGLPAGLATGLAAGGAGLVGAAFGAAAALVGRRLAFYEVTAAGLLWTATVALRVAVLPLSRGGPAGLEGLEAQGTLVVVLGLLSAGVLAAVAVFIGATLAYLLAGSGRLDASLSFELYVARSHLRLSPRTLLGLFLLCVTGVLPGLLILLVRSLVADAAERRAERRGLLHARARLPATLLMTLISIGGVAIGVWALTVVLSVMSGFEADLKHKILGHNAHGMVMKYGQNDFTDWREAREKVRGVPGVVGATPFLYNEVMIAAGQNLTGAVVKGIDPATIGTVTDLPAAVEEGELAWLSEPTRVPISPVRDAAAPPPAGPLPAIVIGRELARSLRVFVGDQVSVVSPFGDLGPAGPQPKSRLFRVAALFYSGMYEYDAKFAYLELAEAQRFFATGDAVTGLELKVKDVDAARGVLARVQAALGGYPYRTKDWGELNRNLFSALQMEKLVMAVILGFIVLVASFIIVATLIMLVLEKTREIAVLKSMGAGVPGIMKIFVAEGLTIGAVGTFFGLVLGLGTCLLVDRVGIPLDPEVYYISNLPVLMDPGQFGLVALMSVALAFLATIYPATKAARLRPVDGLRSE from the coding sequence GTGAGCGGAGGGGCCGGACCGCAGGGGCGCCCGGGCGCCGACGACCTCCACGCCGACCACCCGGTCGCCCCGGTCTTCTCCACCCGCGCCTTCCTGCTGGTGCTGGTGGGGGTGGTGGTGGCGGGCGCCGGCGCCCCGGTGCTGCACGCGGCGCTGGCCGCCCGGGGTGGCCTGCCGGCCGGGCTGGCCACCGGCCTGGCCGCGGGGGGCGCGGGGCTGGTCGGCGCGGCCTTCGGCGCCGCGGCGGCGCTGGTGGGGCGGCGCCTGGCCTTCTACGAGGTGACGGCGGCCGGCCTGCTCTGGACCGCCACGGTGGCGCTGCGGGTGGCGGTGCTGCCGCTGTCGCGCGGCGGCCCGGCGGGCCTGGAGGGGCTGGAGGCGCAGGGCACCCTGGTGGTGGTGCTGGGGCTGCTCTCGGCGGGGGTGCTGGCGGCGGTGGCGGTCTTCATCGGCGCCACCCTGGCCTACCTGCTGGCCGGCTCGGGCCGCCTCGACGCCTCGCTCTCCTTCGAGCTCTACGTGGCGCGCAGCCACCTGCGCCTGTCCCCGCGCACCCTGCTCGGGCTCTTCCTGCTGTGCGTCACCGGGGTGCTGCCCGGCCTGCTGATCCTGCTGGTCCGCTCCCTGGTGGCCGACGCCGCCGAGCGGCGCGCCGAGCGGCGCGGGCTGCTGCACGCCCGGGCCCGCCTGCCGGCCACGCTGCTCATGACCCTCATCTCCATCGGCGGGGTGGCCATCGGGGTGTGGGCGCTCACCGTGGTGCTGTCGGTCATGAGCGGCTTCGAGGCCGACCTGAAGCACAAGATCCTGGGCCACAACGCCCACGGCATGGTGATGAAGTACGGCCAGAACGACTTCACCGACTGGCGCGAGGCGCGCGAGAAGGTGCGCGGCGTCCCGGGCGTGGTGGGGGCCACCCCCTTCCTCTACAACGAGGTGATGATCGCGGCCGGCCAGAACCTGACCGGCGCGGTGGTCAAGGGCATCGACCCGGCCACCATCGGCACCGTCACCGACCTGCCGGCCGCGGTGGAGGAGGGCGAGCTGGCCTGGCTCTCCGAGCCCACCCGGGTGCCCATCTCGCCGGTGCGCGACGCCGCGGCGCCGCCCCCGGCCGGCCCGCTGCCGGCCATCGTCATCGGGCGCGAGCTGGCCCGCAGCCTGCGGGTCTTCGTGGGCGACCAGGTCAGCGTGGTCTCGCCCTTCGGCGACCTCGGGCCGGCCGGCCCGCAGCCCAAGAGCCGCCTCTTCCGGGTGGCCGCCCTCTTCTACAGCGGCATGTACGAGTACGACGCCAAGTTCGCCTACCTGGAGCTGGCCGAGGCGCAGCGCTTCTTCGCCACCGGCGACGCCGTCACCGGCCTGGAGCTCAAGGTGAAGGACGTCGACGCGGCGCGCGGCGTGCTGGCGCGGGTCCAGGCCGCGCTGGGCGGCTACCCCTACCGCACCAAGGACTGGGGCGAGCTCAACCGCAACCTCTTCTCCGCCCTGCAGATGGAGAAGCTGGTGATGGCGGTGATCCTGGGCTTCATCGTGCTGGTGGCCAGCTTCATCATCGTGGCCACCCTGATCATGCTGGTGCTGGAGAAGACCCGCGAGATCGCGGTGCTCAAGTCGATGGGCGCCGGGGTGCCGGGCATCATGAAGATCTTCGTGGCCGAGGGGCTGACCATCGGCGCGGTGGGCACCTTCTTCGGCCTGGTGCTGGGGCTCGGCACCTGCCTGCTGGTGGACCGGGTGGGCATCCCGCTCGACCCGGAGGTCTACTACATCTCCAACCTGCCGGTGCTCATGGACCCCGGGCAGTTCGGCCTGGTGGCGCTCATGAGCGTGGCGCTGGCGTTCCTGGCCACCATCTACCCGGCCACCAAGGCCGCCCGGCTCAGGCCGGTCGACGGCCTGCGGAGCGAGTGA
- a CDS encoding ABC transporter ATP-binding protein, which translates to MGAPFVSVQGLGKTYLMGGRRLEVLRGIDLTIEAGELVALTGPSGAGKSTFLHVLGTLDAPSAGRVLFDGVDVFARGEEDLATFRNGTVGFVFQSHHLLPEFTALENAMMPALIRRVPRAEAATRAAEVLALVGLADRQGHRPGELSGGEQQRVALARALCLSPRLLLADEPTGNLDPRTAEGIHALLYDLNARLGVTAVVVTHNERLADALPRRLRLAAGRLE; encoded by the coding sequence ATGGGCGCCCCCTTCGTCAGCGTGCAGGGGCTCGGCAAGACCTACCTGATGGGCGGCCGCCGCCTGGAGGTGCTGCGCGGCATCGACCTCACCATCGAGGCCGGCGAGCTGGTGGCGCTGACCGGGCCCTCCGGGGCCGGCAAGAGCACCTTCCTGCACGTGCTCGGCACCCTCGACGCGCCCAGCGCCGGCCGGGTGCTCTTCGACGGGGTGGACGTCTTCGCCCGCGGCGAGGAGGACCTGGCCACCTTCCGCAACGGCACGGTGGGCTTCGTCTTCCAGAGCCACCACCTGCTGCCCGAGTTCACCGCGCTGGAGAACGCCATGATGCCGGCGCTCATCCGCCGGGTGCCGCGCGCCGAGGCGGCGACGCGGGCGGCCGAGGTGCTGGCGCTGGTGGGCCTGGCCGACCGGCAGGGCCACCGGCCCGGCGAGCTCTCCGGCGGGGAGCAGCAGCGGGTGGCGCTGGCCCGGGCCCTCTGCCTCTCGCCCCGCCTGCTGCTGGCCGACGAGCCCACCGGCAACCTCGACCCGCGCACCGCCGAGGGCATCCACGCCCTGCTCTACGACCTGAACGCCCGCCTCGGGGTCACCGCCGTGGTGGTCACCCACAACGAGCGGCTGGCCGACGCGCTGCCGCGCCGCCTGCGCCTGGCGGCGGGGCGCCTGGAGTGA